One Sporocytophaga myxococcoides genomic window carries:
- a CDS encoding SDR family oxidoreductase, whose amino-acid sequence MKKVIVVSGGTRGIGKAIVFKFAEEGFDVITCSRNADQLQKLEDEFVKKFPGNKLNCFQADLSKKEEVTSFVRKINEVAKRIDILVNNTGVFLPGQIHKEAEGVLEVQIETNLYSAYNLTRGLVQGMINEKSGYIFNICSTASITAYTNGGSYCISKYAMYGMTKVLREEMKPYGIKVTAVLPGATLTSSWEGAGLPDERFMKPEDVADVIFSTYSLSKNTVVEEILLRPQEGDIS is encoded by the coding sequence ATGAAAAAGGTTATTGTGGTCTCTGGTGGAACCCGGGGAATAGGTAAAGCGATCGTTTTCAAATTTGCAGAAGAGGGGTTTGACGTCATCACATGTTCGCGTAACGCAGATCAGCTTCAAAAACTTGAAGATGAGTTCGTCAAGAAATTCCCTGGTAATAAATTGAATTGTTTTCAGGCCGATTTATCCAAAAAGGAGGAGGTAACTTCTTTTGTCAGAAAGATTAACGAAGTAGCTAAAAGAATTGATATACTGGTCAATAACACGGGTGTATTTCTTCCGGGGCAAATACACAAGGAAGCAGAGGGAGTTCTTGAGGTTCAGATTGAAACAAATCTTTACAGTGCCTATAACCTGACACGTGGTCTTGTTCAGGGAATGATCAATGAAAAAAGCGGGTATATTTTTAATATTTGCTCTACTGCAAGTATTACAGCTTATACAAACGGAGGTTCCTATTGTATTTCAAAATATGCCATGTACGGAATGACAAAAGTGCTGAGGGAGGAAATGAAACCTTATGGTATTAAAGTTACAGCAGTTCTTCCGGGAGCGACATTAACTTCCAGTTGGGAAGGAGCTGGATTGCCGGATGAACGTTTTATGAAACCTGAAGATGTGGCGGATGTCATCTTTTCCACCTATAGTTTGTCGAAAAATACGGTTGTGGAAGAAATTCTTTTGCGTCCTCAAGAAGGGGATATCAGTTAA
- a CDS encoding Imm7 family immunity protein — MVNYHGWIKIAYSTDGENEDKLRGNVINTISSRVREIDADNRILVLKVLNGYFQVTLAGYTNHCSIDVDEAIGLFELIRDLAEGSYGLLYVWNDEDDNYYNQYRVLRLARVELKWFDDPFLSPCNPVIEE, encoded by the coding sequence ATGGTAAATTATCACGGATGGATTAAAATTGCTTATAGCACTGATGGTGAGAATGAAGATAAACTTAGGGGAAATGTGATTAATACAATCAGTTCTAGGGTCAGAGAGATAGATGCAGATAATCGAATATTAGTTCTAAAAGTTCTAAATGGTTATTTTCAGGTAACTTTGGCTGGCTATACCAATCATTGCTCTATTGATGTGGATGAAGCTATCGGGTTGTTTGAATTAATAAGGGATCTAGCAGAAGGCTCTTATGGATTATTATATGTATGGAATGATGAGGATGACAATTATTATAATCAATATAGAGTACTAAGATTAGCAAGAGTGGAACTTAAATGGTTTGATGATCCATTTCTCTCTCCTTGTAATCCTGTAATCGAGGAATAG
- a CDS encoding eCIS core domain-containing protein, with product MPSEKSYKENAPHRGLSHSSRSASNAVNAMAYGKITGTGPDHIQNNGYGNAVMQSMSASPGIQLKKEEDENIQLKENEAKENNTGLPDDLKSGVENLSGISMNDVKVHYNSDKPEQLQAQAYAQGTDIHVASGQEKHLPHEAWHVVQQKQGRVQPTLQMKEKVSINDDEGLEHEADVMGEKALKVSGSAQPPVQKKEARSNVAQRNKKSTKVLEDENMAEPKVGKQDIELAKNIHEDLEAIFEDVMEIDKKNMMEKTQYNSGVCLGGIILPPLQRFKSLKHLISCCRLENLGNGSVRRGIYELLNNDLKKKIIVNTLTTMDQANQLEYLKESNFGSKAKYGWKVVVEVQYYRTRTSTNNYFHKDTLGTTLFVNLNYMNKKKMIGPEYLVNPMESKEHLANIAKSLPKEFLKDKKTVMSQLAQPQIIEVVEIPEYGFVAFVDEMINHSSPTTEHRKVKGSAIHAFLRDRDVDKYREYKTAYDKWSKRWINWSYESYLPDGEGFDGQDWLSVLKKIENPNAKYDRNELRSMDPEGRVLSDEEIEKLIHIAGHDNFGIVSIPKNMEETKMTSNDRPLKRRMSMKLDQEKDKDHSSEKEVDGKRSFLRTWVRAEKVDNDVLKSDWKWTQQGGIG from the coding sequence ATGCCATCAGAGAAATCTTATAAAGAAAACGCTCCTCATCGCGGTCTTAGTCATTCTTCCAGATCTGCTTCAAATGCAGTTAATGCGATGGCATATGGAAAGATAACAGGTACAGGTCCTGATCATATTCAGAATAATGGCTATGGTAATGCTGTCATGCAGTCAATGAGCGCTTCTCCGGGTATTCAGTTGAAAAAAGAAGAAGATGAAAATATCCAGCTCAAAGAAAACGAGGCTAAAGAGAATAATACAGGTTTGCCCGATGATCTGAAGTCAGGCGTAGAAAACCTTTCAGGAATCTCCATGAACGATGTAAAGGTGCATTACAACTCTGACAAGCCGGAGCAGCTGCAGGCACAGGCTTATGCTCAGGGAACGGATATTCATGTAGCATCCGGGCAGGAAAAGCATTTGCCACATGAAGCCTGGCATGTTGTACAGCAGAAGCAGGGAAGAGTGCAACCCACCTTACAGATGAAGGAAAAGGTGAGCATTAATGATGATGAAGGATTAGAGCATGAAGCAGATGTAATGGGAGAGAAAGCCCTTAAAGTTTCAGGCAGCGCTCAGCCTCCTGTTCAGAAGAAAGAAGCTAGGTCCAATGTAGCACAAAGGAATAAAAAATCTACCAAGGTTCTTGAAGATGAAAATATGGCAGAACCCAAAGTAGGTAAGCAAGATATTGAACTGGCAAAGAATATTCATGAAGACCTTGAGGCAATCTTTGAGGATGTGATGGAGATTGATAAAAAGAATATGATGGAGAAGACCCAATATAATTCCGGTGTGTGTCTGGGGGGAATTATATTGCCTCCGTTGCAAAGATTTAAAAGTTTAAAACATCTTATAAGCTGCTGTCGACTTGAGAACCTTGGTAACGGATCAGTAAGAAGAGGTATATATGAGTTGTTAAACAATGATCTGAAGAAGAAAATAATAGTCAATACCTTGACTACAATGGATCAGGCAAATCAGCTGGAATATCTGAAGGAAAGTAATTTTGGGAGTAAAGCAAAATATGGATGGAAGGTTGTGGTAGAGGTTCAATATTACAGGACAAGAACATCTACCAATAATTATTTTCATAAAGATACTCTAGGCACTACTTTGTTTGTGAATCTCAATTATATGAATAAAAAGAAAATGATCGGTCCGGAATATTTGGTTAATCCGATGGAAAGTAAAGAGCACCTTGCAAATATTGCTAAAAGCTTGCCTAAAGAGTTTCTTAAGGATAAGAAAACAGTAATGAGTCAATTGGCCCAACCTCAGATAATAGAAGTTGTGGAAATACCAGAATATGGATTTGTTGCATTTGTTGACGAAATGATCAATCATTCTTCACCAACAACAGAGCATAGAAAAGTAAAAGGAAGTGCTATCCATGCGTTTCTTAGAGATAGAGATGTAGATAAATACAGAGAGTATAAAACAGCATATGACAAATGGAGTAAACGTTGGATAAACTGGAGTTATGAAAGTTATCTGCCAGATGGCGAAGGGTTTGATGGGCAGGATTGGTTGAGTGTACTTAAAAAAATCGAAAACCCCAATGCTAAGTATGATAGAAATGAACTACGTTCCATGGATCCGGAAGGAAGAGTATTAAGTGATGAAGAAATCGAGAAGTTGATCCATATTGCTGGACATGATAATTTCGGTATTGTTTCAATTCCCAAGAACATGGAGGAAACTAAAATGACATCAAATGATCGACCGTTGAAACGAAGGATGAGTAT
- a CDS encoding ABC transporter ATP-binding protein produces MIEIKNISKSFNNKQVLIDVNGQFVKGKTNLIIGASGTGKSVLLKCIVGLIKPDEGSITFDGRDFTNADSELKQSIRREIGMLFQGSALFDSKTVEENVMFPLDMLTTMKRDEKLDRANECLKRVGLENANKLFPSEISGGMQKRVGIARAIVMNSRYLFCDEPNSGLDPQTAIKIDNLIKDITEEYNTTTVVVTHDMNSVLEIGEHIMFIYKGRKVWEGSNKDLLDTEVKELQDFIFANKLIRDMKTKKDK; encoded by the coding sequence ATGATTGAAATAAAAAATATATCCAAGTCTTTTAATAACAAACAAGTTCTTATTGACGTCAACGGTCAATTTGTTAAGGGTAAAACCAATCTTATTATCGGGGCCAGTGGTACGGGTAAAAGCGTTTTGCTTAAATGTATAGTTGGTTTGATAAAACCGGATGAAGGAAGTATTACTTTTGACGGACGTGATTTTACAAATGCGGACTCTGAATTAAAACAATCAATCCGAAGAGAAATCGGGATGCTTTTTCAAGGCAGCGCGTTGTTTGATTCTAAAACAGTGGAAGAAAATGTTATGTTTCCCCTCGACATGCTTACTACTATGAAGCGTGATGAAAAGCTGGACAGGGCAAACGAGTGCCTTAAAAGAGTTGGCCTTGAAAATGCAAACAAGCTATTTCCTTCAGAAATCAGTGGAGGAATGCAGAAAAGAGTTGGGATAGCGAGAGCTATTGTGATGAACTCCAGATACCTCTTTTGCGATGAACCAAACTCCGGTCTTGATCCTCAGACAGCCATTAAGATTGACAATCTGATCAAGGATATTACGGAAGAGTATAATACTACTACAGTTGTAGTTACTCATGATATGAACTCTGTGCTTGAGATAGGCGAACATATTATGTTCATCTACAAAGGCCGGAAAGTATGGGAAGGGAGCAACAAAGATCTATTGGATACTGAGGTAAAAGAGCTACAGGATTTTATTTTTGCTAACAAACTGATCAGAGATATGAAAACGAAGAAAGACAAATAG
- a CDS encoding WG repeat-containing protein, whose amino-acid sequence MKRGALFLAVGLLFSLAGNAQPIPFKQGDKYGYKNKTTGQVVINPIYDRVVPFSEDRALVRRQTKNYFIDQEGKIKIVLDYDSVLSFSEGFAAVKKNGTWGYIDKLGLVKIKPQFPEASSFSQGMAVVKKEGSYGYIDKTGKVVIAPEYGNAFEFSNDLAAVSKDGKFGYINQKGKVVIPFTYQEAGNFMEGAAIVKKGDAYGMIDKTGKAILPVEYEWASMFSDGLVRVQKNKKWGFADKTGSVVIPLSFDWASDFKDGLAKIKVGNKYGFINKSGAEVIKPIYDWAEDFDGDVVMVVKNGTWGALNRTGETVAPFKYKIVRPFSEERAIVIEGGKYGYIDNKGKLVIPTEYDYAYDFVNGWAEVVKDGKSTFIDLKGTCVKYCK is encoded by the coding sequence ATGAAGAGAGGTGCTCTTTTTTTAGCTGTTGGACTGCTTTTTTCTCTTGCCGGCAACGCTCAACCGATTCCATTTAAACAAGGGGATAAATACGGATATAAAAATAAAACTACCGGTCAGGTAGTGATCAATCCGATTTACGACAGAGTGGTTCCGTTTTCGGAAGACAGGGCATTGGTCAGAAGACAAACAAAGAACTACTTTATAGATCAGGAAGGAAAAATCAAAATCGTTCTGGATTATGATTCTGTGCTTTCATTTTCGGAAGGTTTTGCAGCTGTAAAGAAAAATGGTACCTGGGGATATATTGATAAACTGGGTTTAGTAAAAATCAAACCACAGTTTCCGGAAGCATCTTCTTTCAGTCAGGGAATGGCTGTTGTGAAAAAGGAAGGTAGTTATGGATATATTGATAAAACCGGGAAAGTTGTCATTGCACCTGAATATGGCAATGCATTTGAATTCTCCAATGACCTTGCTGCAGTGAGCAAAGATGGAAAGTTCGGCTACATCAACCAGAAAGGAAAAGTAGTAATACCATTTACTTATCAGGAAGCTGGTAACTTTATGGAAGGAGCTGCCATTGTAAAGAAAGGTGATGCTTATGGAATGATTGATAAGACAGGTAAAGCTATATTACCGGTAGAGTATGAGTGGGCCTCAATGTTCTCTGACGGACTGGTAAGAGTTCAGAAAAACAAGAAGTGGGGCTTTGCAGATAAGACAGGATCAGTAGTAATACCATTGAGCTTTGACTGGGCTTCGGACTTCAAAGATGGACTTGCCAAAATAAAAGTCGGTAATAAATACGGCTTCATTAACAAAAGCGGAGCAGAAGTAATCAAGCCAATCTATGACTGGGCTGAAGACTTTGATGGTGATGTGGTGATGGTTGTAAAGAACGGAACCTGGGGGGCATTAAACAGAACAGGAGAGACCGTAGCTCCATTCAAATACAAAATAGTAAGACCATTCTCTGAAGAAAGAGCCATCGTTATAGAAGGTGGTAAATATGGTTATATAGACAATAAAGGAAAGCTTGTAATTCCTACTGAGTATGACTATGCTTATGACTTCGTAAATGGATGGGCAGAGGTGGTGAAAGATGGTAAGTCAACTTTCATTGATTTGAAAGGGACTTGCGTGAAGTATTGTAAGTAG
- a CDS encoding MlaE family ABC transporter permease, whose product MKSFGKYLILLSTLLVNRERFNVYVKRIVDEAILIGIDSVFIVVIVSTFIGAVTAVQTAYNLVSPLIPLYIIGTIVRDMTVLELAPTITCVVLAGKVGSNIAGGLGTMRITEQVDALEVMGINSASYLILPKIIAAILTFPLLVIIAAFLSIYGGYLAGVLTGVITEKEYIYGIRYQFSGYNITFAIIKSLVFAFLISSISSYQGFFTKGGALEVGQSSTEAVTNSCIAVLCADYLLAQLLL is encoded by the coding sequence ATGAAAAGCTTCGGCAAATACCTGATTTTATTGAGCACTCTTTTAGTAAACCGGGAGCGCTTTAATGTTTATGTTAAAAGAATTGTAGATGAGGCGATTCTCATCGGTATTGATTCTGTATTTATAGTCGTAATTGTCTCCACTTTCATAGGTGCAGTAACTGCGGTTCAGACTGCTTACAATCTTGTCAGCCCGCTTATTCCATTATACATTATCGGAACTATTGTTAGAGATATGACAGTTCTTGAACTGGCCCCTACCATTACCTGTGTGGTTTTGGCCGGAAAAGTCGGATCTAATATCGCAGGAGGACTGGGAACTATGAGAATCACCGAACAAGTGGATGCTTTGGAGGTAATGGGCATTAATTCAGCTTCTTACCTAATCCTTCCAAAAATCATTGCAGCTATATTGACCTTTCCTTTGCTTGTAATAATTGCAGCTTTCCTATCAATATATGGAGGATACCTTGCAGGTGTGCTTACAGGAGTAATTACAGAAAAAGAATATATCTACGGAATTCGTTATCAGTTTTCCGGATACAATATCACCTTTGCAATTATCAAATCTTTGGTTTTTGCATTTCTGATCTCATCAATTTCATCTTATCAGGGATTCTTTACCAAAGGCGGAGCTCTGGAAGTAGGACAATCCAGCACGGAAGCTGTAACAAACAGCTGTATAGCTGTACTTTGTGCTGATTATCTTCTTGCTCAACTTTTACTTTAA
- a CDS encoding HEPN domain-containing protein gives MKTSLELLPEHKREELKLITDHIVEQMQPDYVLLFGSYARGNWVEDEYTEDGILYGYKSDYDILVVTETKLDNALSNKWRELEKYVSQLHTTAPVNLIHHSWGYLKRELAHGSYFFIDVVKEGIILYDNGRNIDSPIAVPEFIDPEKVKARAKEEYDLWFESAGEFLIDFNNAFQRESYKKAAFELHQATERYYTALLLVFTGYKEKIHDIEELGSQVEAISADFKNVFPRLTPEQDERFKLLKKAYIDARYKKSYSISKEDLEYLSERVEVLRDLVKTKCEERIRK, from the coding sequence TTGAAAACCAGCCTAGAACTCCTGCCGGAGCACAAAAGAGAAGAGTTAAAGCTCATCACTGATCATATTGTAGAGCAAATGCAGCCAGATTATGTTTTGCTTTTTGGCTCGTATGCCCGTGGTAACTGGGTGGAGGATGAGTATACCGAAGACGGTATTCTTTATGGATATAAAAGCGACTATGATATTCTCGTAGTTACAGAGACCAAGCTCGATAATGCCTTATCCAATAAGTGGAGAGAGCTTGAGAAATATGTTAGTCAGTTACATACTACGGCTCCGGTAAATCTTATCCATCATAGTTGGGGATATCTGAAAAGAGAACTTGCTCATGGAAGCTATTTTTTTATAGATGTTGTGAAAGAAGGTATTATTCTTTATGACAATGGAAGAAACATTGATTCTCCTATTGCAGTTCCGGAGTTTATAGATCCTGAAAAAGTAAAGGCAAGAGCTAAGGAAGAATATGATTTGTGGTTTGAAAGTGCGGGAGAATTTTTAATAGATTTTAATAATGCTTTTCAACGGGAAAGCTACAAGAAAGCAGCTTTTGAACTCCATCAGGCGACAGAAAGATATTATACTGCCTTGTTATTGGTCTTCACAGGATATAAAGAAAAGATCCACGATATAGAGGAGCTCGGAAGCCAGGTTGAAGCCATCAGTGCTGATTTTAAAAATGTTTTTCCACGTCTAACCCCTGAACAAGACGAACGATTTAAGCTGCTCAAGAAAGCTTACATTGACGCCAGATACAAAAAGTCATACTCCATAAGCAAAGAAGATCTTGAGTATCTGAGTGAGAGAGTAGAGGTGCTGCGGGATTTGGTAAAAACAAAATGTGAAGAGAGGATTAGGAAGTAA
- a CDS encoding DUF6728 family protein — MKFKDYFALGSLFGYFFRKKDPNRPKNFNLKAMHAINKLAMLMFLICVIIIIFRALFR; from the coding sequence ATGAAATTTAAAGACTATTTTGCATTAGGATCATTGTTCGGATATTTCTTCAGAAAAAAAGATCCGAACCGTCCGAAGAACTTCAACCTGAAAGCAATGCATGCAATTAACAAGCTGGCAATGCTGATGTTCCTCATATGTGTGATTATAATTATCTTCAGAGCTTTATTCAGGTAG
- the ispG gene encoding (E)-4-hydroxy-3-methylbut-2-enyl-diphosphate synthase, producing the protein MGSIAPLIKAGSYKYNDNLTQYSRRKTIEVNIGDVPMGGNNPIRIQSMTTVDTMDTMGSVEQAIRMINSGCEYIRITAPSVKEAQNLENIKKELNRRGFFAPIVADIHFTPNAAELAARLVEKVRINPGNYADKKKFETIEYSESSYQAELERIRDKFIPLINICKEYGTAMRIGTNHGSLSDRILSRYGDTPLGMVESALEFVRICEELNYYNIVLSMKASNTQVMVQAYRLLVQKLNEEGLKPYPLHLGVTEAGEGEDGRIKSAVGIGTLLEDGLGDTVRVSLTEDPEFEAPVAKMLVDRYNIRAGHNSIKPIAHDESPVNPYMYQRRDTREVMNIGGGNVPRVIIDFSKVSDKKMDDLKSIGHFYMPLLDKWNMNDQGADFIYTGNNKVPFMLPNGLKEILNHSVWLRMDDRMNIFPLITLKDYFSAKPKHKTLNFIQLTIEDLDDEVMDKLRDDLTAVLIIDTFNLHALPEQRRAIFELMINEVPVPVILMRKYPSMEDEQLQLYAATDCGGLLIDGLGDGILLSTELVNVKSKDLHLKLLKTLNTTSFGILQAARTRMSKTEYISCPSCGRTLFDLQETTAMIRKRTDHLKGIKIGIMGCIVNGPGEMADADYGYVGVGKGKIALYRGQNVIKKSVPSENAVDELIELIREDGKWLEPNSTILE; encoded by the coding sequence ATGGGATCAATTGCTCCTTTAATTAAAGCCGGTTCTTACAAATACAACGACAATCTGACTCAGTATTCGCGTCGAAAAACCATCGAGGTGAATATTGGGGATGTACCTATGGGGGGAAACAACCCCATCAGAATCCAGTCCATGACGACAGTCGATACGATGGACACAATGGGTTCAGTAGAACAGGCCATCCGTATGATCAATTCAGGATGTGAATATATCCGGATTACCGCCCCAAGCGTGAAGGAAGCTCAGAACCTGGAAAACATCAAAAAGGAACTTAACCGCAGAGGTTTTTTTGCTCCAATTGTTGCCGACATCCACTTTACTCCGAATGCTGCAGAGTTAGCTGCTCGCCTTGTAGAAAAGGTCAGGATCAATCCGGGAAATTATGCGGATAAAAAGAAGTTTGAAACAATTGAGTATAGCGAATCTTCTTATCAGGCCGAACTGGAGAGAATCAGAGATAAATTCATTCCGCTTATAAATATCTGCAAGGAATATGGTACTGCTATGAGAATAGGTACCAATCACGGCTCTCTTTCAGACAGGATATTAAGCCGTTACGGAGATACACCTCTTGGAATGGTGGAATCTGCTCTTGAGTTTGTGAGAATTTGCGAAGAGCTGAACTATTATAATATCGTCCTGTCCATGAAGGCCAGCAACACTCAGGTAATGGTGCAGGCTTACCGCCTTCTGGTACAAAAGCTGAACGAAGAAGGTCTGAAACCTTATCCGTTGCACCTTGGCGTTACAGAAGCTGGAGAAGGAGAAGACGGAAGAATAAAATCTGCAGTGGGAATCGGTACTTTACTGGAAGACGGTTTAGGAGATACAGTAAGGGTTTCTCTTACTGAAGACCCTGAATTTGAGGCACCAGTTGCCAAAATGCTTGTAGACAGATACAATATCAGAGCTGGCCACAATTCAATAAAACCGATTGCTCATGACGAAAGTCCTGTCAATCCATACATGTATCAGAGAAGAGATACAAGAGAAGTGATGAACATCGGTGGTGGCAATGTGCCGAGGGTGATCATTGACTTCAGCAAAGTCTCTGATAAGAAAATGGATGATCTTAAATCTATCGGTCATTTTTATATGCCTTTGCTGGATAAATGGAATATGAACGATCAGGGGGCTGACTTCATTTATACAGGAAACAACAAAGTACCTTTCATGCTGCCTAACGGTCTGAAGGAAATTCTGAACCACTCTGTATGGTTGAGAATGGACGACAGAATGAATATATTTCCATTGATTACGCTGAAGGATTACTTCTCAGCAAAGCCAAAACATAAGACGCTCAATTTTATTCAGCTTACCATAGAAGACCTTGATGATGAGGTGATGGATAAACTGAGAGATGATCTTACTGCAGTCCTGATCATAGATACATTTAACCTCCATGCCCTTCCAGAACAAAGAAGAGCCATATTCGAACTGATGATCAATGAGGTACCGGTACCTGTGATCCTTATGAGAAAATATCCGTCAATGGAAGATGAGCAATTGCAGCTTTATGCAGCAACAGACTGTGGCGGTTTATTAATTGATGGTCTTGGAGATGGAATTTTACTCAGTACAGAACTTGTTAATGTTAAGAGCAAGGACCTGCATCTGAAGCTTCTAAAAACCCTTAATACAACCTCTTTCGGAATCCTTCAGGCTGCCAGAACAAGAATGTCGAAGACGGAATACATATCCTGTCCTTCATGCGGCAGAACGCTTTTTGATCTTCAGGAGACAACTGCCATGATCCGTAAAAGAACAGATCATTTGAAAGGTATCAAAATTGGAATCATGGGCTGTATCGTAAATGGTCCTGGTGAAATGGCAGATGCTGATTACGGTTATGTTGGAGTGGGGAAAGGCAAGATTGCTTTATACCGAGGACAAAACGTGATCAAGAAATCTGTCCCTTCTGAAAATGCAGTAGACGAGCTCATAGAGTTGATCAGAGAAGATGGAAAGTGGCTTGAACCAAATTCAACAATATTAGAGTAG
- a CDS encoding REP-associated tyrosine transposase: MGLRNRYLYKEHNCFFVTTTCVNWYHLIRFSNSYALIEDSMTFVCDKYKCLMLGYVIMPNHVHFILHFNENNNLSNLIRDFKKYTSVKIRQALETKELNLLNDLRIVKEGRVFQIWKDRFDDVYLADKNLLETKLDYIHLNPLQENGVL; encoded by the coding sequence ATGGGATTGCGAAACCGCTATTTATATAAAGAGCACAATTGCTTTTTTGTAACAACAACTTGTGTTAATTGGTATCATTTGATTAGGTTTTCAAACAGCTATGCTCTGATTGAAGATAGTATGACATTTGTGTGCGATAAATACAAGTGTTTAATGTTAGGATATGTAATTATGCCAAATCATGTTCATTTTATATTACATTTTAATGAGAACAATAATTTGTCAAATTTAATTAGGGATTTTAAGAAATACACGTCTGTTAAAATAAGGCAGGCACTGGAAACAAAGGAGCTTAACTTATTAAATGATTTAAGAATTGTAAAAGAGGGGAGAGTATTTCAAATATGGAAAGATAGATTTGATGATGTATATCTTGCTGATAAAAACCTTCTAGAAACAAAGTTAGATTATATTCATCTCAATCCATTACAAGAAAATGGAGTCTTGTAA
- a CDS encoding MmcQ/YjbR family DNA-binding protein, giving the protein MNIEDFRSYCLAKKGVTEEFPFGEETMVYKVMGKMFALADVDLFQSVNLKCDPEEAALLRESYPAIQPGYHMNKKHWNTVEMDGSLDDKFIRRLIDTSYDLVVKGLTKTQKELLTKL; this is encoded by the coding sequence TTGAATATTGAAGATTTCAGATCGTACTGTCTGGCCAAGAAAGGCGTTACAGAAGAGTTTCCTTTCGGAGAGGAAACTATGGTGTATAAAGTGATGGGCAAAATGTTTGCTCTGGCCGACGTAGATCTTTTTCAAAGTGTGAATCTGAAATGCGACCCTGAAGAAGCGGCGCTCCTCAGAGAATCTTATCCTGCCATTCAGCCCGGTTATCATATGAATAAGAAACACTGGAATACTGTAGAGATGGATGGATCTCTGGATGATAAATTTATACGAAGACTGATAGATACATCATACGACCTGGTGGTAAAGGGCCTTACCAAAACTCAGAAAGAATTATTAACTAAGCTTTGA